In the genome of Segnochrobactrum spirostomi, the window GATCGCCGGCCGCGTCGGCGTCGAACTCGACCTCGACGATTGGGACGCGCTCGGCTCACACGTGCCGTGCCTGGTCGATCTCCAGCCGTCGGGCCAGCACCTGATGGAGGACTTCTATTATGCCGGCGGCTTGCCGGCGGTTCTCCGCGAGCTCGGCGAGGCAGGCCTCCTCAACAACGATGCCTTGACCGCGAACGGCAAGTCGATGTGGGAGAACGTGAAGGCGGCGCCCTGCTGGAACCGTGAGGTGATCCACGCCTTCTCGGACCCGTTCAAGGACAAGGCCGGCATCGCCGTGCTCAAGGGCAACCTCGCCCCGAACGGCGCGGTCATCAAGCCGTCGGCGGCGAGCCCGCACCTCCTCCAGCACCGCGGCCGCGCGGTCGTCTTCGAGAGCATCGAGGAGTTCCACGCCACGATCGACCGCGAGGATCTCGACATCGACGAGACCTGCGTGATGGTGCTCAAGAATTGCGGCCCGAAGGGCTATCCGGGCATGGCCGAGGTTGGCAACATGCCGCTGCCGCCGAAGGTGCTGCGCAAGGGCATCACCGACATGGTGCGCATTTCCGACGCGCGCATGAGCGGCACCGCCTACGGCACCGTCGTCCTGCACACGTCGCCGGAAGCGGCGGTGGGTGGACCGCTCGCTCTCGTGAAGACGGGCGATTTCATCGTCCTCGACGTTCCGGCCCGCTCGATCCACCTCGAGGTCTCGGACGAGGAACTGGCGCGCCGCCGTGCCGAATGGGTGGCCCCGCCGGTGCCGGCCCGTGGCTACGTGAAGATGTATGTCGAGCACGTCATGCAGGCCCACGAGGGCGCCGACCTCGACTTCCTGGTCGGCTCCTCCGGTGCGCCGGTGCCGCGCGATTCACACTGACGCGGCGTTCAGAGATCGTCCGGCGCGCGTAGGCGCCGCCGGACGATCTGGAACATGGCTTCGG includes:
- a CDS encoding IlvD/Edd family dehydratase, which gives rise to MSDTDNKNAKFRSQRGWFGRQDRDGFVHRSWMKNQGWPHDLFDGRPIIGICNTWSELTPCNAHFRELAEFVKRGVWEAGGFPLEFPVMSLGETQLRPTAMLFRNLASMDVEESIRGNPIDGVVLMMGCDKTTPSLLMGAASCDLPTIGLSGGPMLRGIYKGREIGSGTGVWQMSEAVRAGTMSMEEFTDAEASMHRSKGHCMTMGTASTMASMVEALGMSLPGNAAIPAVDARRATLAQLTGRRIVEMVKQDFRISQILKRENFENAVRANAAIGGSTNAVIHLMAIAGRVGVELDLDDWDALGSHVPCLVDLQPSGQHLMEDFYYAGGLPAVLRELGEAGLLNNDALTANGKSMWENVKAAPCWNREVIHAFSDPFKDKAGIAVLKGNLAPNGAVIKPSAASPHLLQHRGRAVVFESIEEFHATIDREDLDIDETCVMVLKNCGPKGYPGMAEVGNMPLPPKVLRKGITDMVRISDARMSGTAYGTVVLHTSPEAAVGGPLALVKTGDFIVLDVPARSIHLEVSDEELARRRAEWVAPPVPARGYVKMYVEHVMQAHEGADLDFLVGSSGAPVPRDSH